CGACAGAGCGAGCGTCTGGCGCTGTACCGCGAGCATGCGCAGCGGCTGTTGGCCGCGGGCCGGGCATTCCGCTGCTACTGCGCGGAGCAGGAGCTACGGGCGCAGCGTGAAGCCGCGCTGGCCCGGCGGGAGCAGCCTCGCTACAGCGGCGCGTGCCGCGAGCTGAGTGCTGGCGAGGCCGCGCGGCGGGAGCGGGAGGGGCGGCGGCCGGCGATCCGTTTCCGGGTGGACGAGGCCGGGAGCGTGGTCGTGGAGGACGCCGTGCGGGGTCGGGTCCAGTTCCCGGCGAGCGAGATCGGCGACTTCATCCTCCTGCGTTCCGACGGCGTGCCGACGTACAACTTTGCCGTGGTCGTGGACGACGCTCTCATGCAGATCACGCACGTGATCCGTGGCTCGGGGCATCTGTCTAACACCCCGCGCCAACTGCTGCTTTATGACGCGCTGGGGTATGCGGCGCCCGTATTCGCCCACGTGCCCATGGTCCTGGGGCCGGACCGCCAGAAGCTGTCCAAGCGGCACGGCGCGCGGGCCGTGAGCGAGTACCGCCAGCAGGGCTATCACCCTGATGCACTGGTGAACTACCTCTCCCTACTTTCCTGGTCCAGCCCGTCGGGCGACGAGTTGCTCGAGCGAGGACGGCTGGTGACCGAAGTTTCGCTGGCACGCATGGGTGTGGCGGACGTCGTCTTTGATGCGGAGAAGCTCCGCTGGCTGTCCGGCAAGCACATTGAGCGCATGCCGCTGGAGGCGCTGGTCGATGCCACCAGCGCGT
This portion of the Gemmatimonadota bacterium genome encodes:
- a CDS encoding glutamate--tRNA ligase, yielding MVRTRLAPSPTGSLHVGNARIAVLNWLFARHHGGAFVLRIEDTDRERTVPGAEAEILEDLRWLGLEWDEGPGVEDGGPLGPYRQSERLALYREHAQRLLAAGRAFRCYCAEQELRAQREAALARREQPRYSGACRELSAGEAARREREGRRPAIRFRVDEAGSVVVEDAVRGRVQFPASEIGDFILLRSDGVPTYNFAVVVDDALMQITHVIRGSGHLSNTPRQLLLYDALGYAAPVFAHVPMVLGPDRQKLSKRHGARAVSEYRQQGYHPDALVNYLSLLSWSSPSGDELLERGRLVTEVSLARMGVADVVFDAEKLRWLSGKHIERMPLEALVDATSAYVDRERFPLSDAALAVAVAAVRSHLSTLSEINDHLEPFLGTLDAAAERARDALRSEERAQAVLRAARHTLGTLPSWEEAQLEAAVRAAGEMAEARARSLYEPLRIALTGRPHGPPLVAVLFVLGRATALRLLDEALG